One Brassica napus cultivar Da-Ae chromosome C2, Da-Ae, whole genome shotgun sequence DNA window includes the following coding sequences:
- the LOC106377544 gene encoding formin-like protein 3, with protein sequence MEINGDQPPLIWPQFESTGYTRRRSPVPTMLVPAMIGVISAAMFLLFTTFVVPPFISVTSQILQPASVKRGWDSINVVVVLFATICGVLARRNDDVSPSSYSHSEEEEQGGAVIGDDVYDADRLKIYESLSRLPVTGGLPLRRSSSSYPDLRNGVFRETADRRFRFYDDLGIDKYRWESTVVIDEQFRSVSKTEIEESEPKEVTVDKFVVRPSSPPPLRRTHRSVRNRDMKERSKRSDINSDSTRFKRTLRPPPPPPPPPPPPPPLRKQGTLQRRKSNAAKEIKMVFASLYNQGKRKKLQKLKRREKRESPAAVEMEPPQYRSTFQPPSLPPPPPPPPPPRSSQSVFYGLFKKGVKSKKIHSIPAPPPPPPPRKIQLDPQTPSRRVNYGRPPRQPKQANLNEESYQEPPLTQTTPPPPPPPPFRVPPLKFVVSGDFAKIRSNQSSRCNSPDREVIDLGWGLELTQSDGGEDNNVAVNGGGGGTGFFCPSPDVNTKADNFIARLRDEWRLDKVNSVKRRRSMSSV encoded by the coding sequence ATGGAGATCAACGGCGATCAACCGCCGCTGATCTGGCCGCAATTTGAATCTACTGGCTATACTCGCCGGCGATCACCGGTTCCGACGATGTTAGTTCCTGCGATGATCGGAGTGATCTCAGCGGCTATGTTTCTTCTCTTTACGACCTTCGTCGTCCCTCCGTTTATCTCCGTCACATCTCAGATTCTTCAGCCAGCTTCGGTGAAGAGAGGATGGGACTCCATCAACGTGGTTGTAGTACTTTTCGCGACCATCTGCGGCGTACTCGCCAGACGAAACGACGACGTATCGCCTTCTTCGTATTCACacagcgaagaagaagaacaaggagGAGCTGTGATAGGTGATGACGTGTACGACGCTGATAGGCTCAAGATCTACGAGAGCTTGAGTAGGTTACCGGTTACCGGAGGTTTACCGTTGAGGCGTAGTAGCAGCTCGTATCCTGATCTGAGGAATGGAGTTTTCAGGGAAACCGCTGATCGCCGGTTCCGGTTCTACGACGATCTTGGAATCGACAAGTACCGATGGGAATCAACGGTGGTGATTGACGAACAGTTTCGGAGTGTTTCTAAAACTGAAATCGAAGAATCTGAGCCTAAGGAAGTAACGGTTGATAAGTTCGTTGTAAGACCGTCTTCTCCTCCGCCACTTCGAAGGACTCATCGTTCTGTTAGAAACAGAGATATGAAAGAAAGGTCGAAACGCAGTGACATTAATTCTGATTCCACCAGATTTAAACGAACGCTTCGACCACCGCCGCCACCACCTCCGCCGCCACCGCCTCCTCCGCCGCTGAGGAAGCAGGGGACTCTTCAGAGAAGAAAGAGCAATGCGGCGAAAGAGATTAAAATGGTGTTCGCTTCTTTGTATAATCAAGGAAAGAGGAAGAAACTTCAGAAActaaagagaagagaaaaaagagaaTCGCCGGCGGCGGTGGAGATGGAACCACCGCAATACAGATCGACATTTCAACCACCGTCTCTGCCGCCACCTCCACCGCCTCCTCCGCCTCCGCGTTCGTCGCAGTCAGTGTTCTACGGATTGTTTAAAAAGGGAGTTAAGAGCAAAAAGATCCACTCCATTCCGGCGccgcctccacctcctccgCCGAGGAAGATTCAGTTGGATCCTCAGACACCATCACGGAGAGTTAACTACGGTAGACCTCCGCGTCAACCAAAGCAGGCAAATTTAAACGAAGAGAGCTACCAAGAACCGCCGTTAACTCAAACCACACCACCTCCGCCTCCACCGCCTCCGTTTAGGGTTCCGCCGCTGAAGTTCGTGGTGAGTGGTGATTTTGCGAAGATACGGAGCAATCAGAGCTCTAGATGCAACTCCCCTGACCGAGAAGTGATCGACCTAGGTTGGGGTCTAGAACTCACACAATCTGATGGCGGGGAGGACAACAACGTCGCCGTGAATGGTGGCGGCGGCGGGACGGGGTTCTTCTGTCCAAGCCCGGACGTTAACACGAAAGCGGACAACTTCATCGCCAGGCTCAGAGACGAGTGGAGGCTCGATAAGGTCAACTCCGTCAAGAGGAGAAGAAGCATGAGTTCTGTCTAG